In a single window of the Magnolia sinica isolate HGM2019 chromosome 7, MsV1, whole genome shotgun sequence genome:
- the LOC131251876 gene encoding putative disease resistance protein RGA3 yields MKTWLVKVKDVAYDVDDILDEWTTETLISKAANEGDGSCFSKKKVRSFLLPVTCFNRVMLRHKIGRRIKEEVNEVPFVISIVGMGGMGKTTLAQLTYNDEKVKGHFDKRMWVCVSEDFDVKRITKSIIESADESGCEDLGLDLLQSRLSQKLQAKRFLLVLDDIWSEDREKWDKLRLPFQAGALGSRIVITTHSEKVAWAMRSAHIHKLVALSKDECCLLFSRGAFEHRNAEEHSELEEIGREIVNKCGGLPLAAKTIGCAMWWRRTKREWELVLESKIWNSGDILGGILPALLLSYHDLPPALKQCFAYCSIYPKDWRIEKDMIVKLWVAQGFICSKGSQDMEEIGGQYFDDLLRRSLLQDAVLDDDDDDDDDQK; encoded by the exons ATGAAGACATGGTTAGTGAAGGTCAAAGATGTAGCCTACGATGTGGATGATATACTAGATGAATGGACGACAGAAACTCTCATATCAAAAGCAGCCAATGAAGGTGATGGATCCTGTTTCAGTAAGAAGAAGGTAAGAAGCTTCCTCTTGCCTGTTACTTGCTTCAATCGTGTCATGTTACGCCACAAAATTGGGAGAAGGATAAAGGAG GAAGTAAATGAGGTGCCCTTTGTCATTTCTATTGTTGGGATGGGGGGCATGGGCAAAACCACCCTTGCCCAGCTCACCTACAATGATGAGAAAGTTAAGGGGCATTTCGACAAGAGAATGTGGGTGTGTGTTTCTGAAGATTTCGATGTGAAACGTATTACGAAATCAATCATAGAATCTGCAGATGAGTCTGGTTGTGAGGATCTAGGCCTGGACCTGTTGCAAAGTCGTCTCAGCCAAAAGTTGCAAGCAAAGCGATTCTTGCTTGTGCTTGATGACATTTGGAGTGAAGATAGAGAGAAGTGGGACAAACTGAGACTTCCCTTTCAAGCTGGTGCATTAGGGAGTCGAATTGTCATCACCACTCACAGTGAAAAGGTTGCATGGGCGATGCGAAGCGCTCACATACACAAATTGGTGGCCTTATCCAAAGACGAATGCTGCTTATTGTTCAGCCGTGGAGCATTCGAACATCGGAATGCTGAAGAGCATTCAGAGTTGGAAGAGATTGGAAGGGAAATTGTAAACAAGTGTGGAGGGTTGCCTCTCGCAGCAAAGACAATAGGGTGTGCCATGTGGTGGAGAAGGACGAAAAGGGAGTGGGAGCTTGTGTTGGAAAGCAagatatggaactcaggtgataTCTTGGGAGGTATTTTACCGGCTTTGTTACTAAGCTACCATGATTTACCTCCAGCTCTGAAGCAGTGCTTTGCGTATTGCTCTATTTACCCAAAAGATTGGAGGATAGAGAAGGATATGATAGTCAAGCTATGGGTGGCACAAGGTTTCATCTGCTCCAAGGGAAGTCAAGACATGGAGGAAATTGGTGGGCAATATTTTGATGATTTACTAAGACGCTCGTTGCTCCAAGATGCAGTactcgatgatgatgatgacgacgatgatgatcAGAAATAG